A window of the Fulvia fulva chromosome 11, complete sequence genome harbors these coding sequences:
- a CDS encoding Nonribosomal peptide synthetase TES — protein sequence MALAFGNMENSSLVVKDHRAPHDGRTKDSLLGRIREEAPPDHCNTQSFGRHDFKVERSLCQRLQVSSALHEYDLKTVLFAAFRAALYRTTGASDLTVGILSNVTSAPGNIGHDDVHDTQLHSISTKIEDNTRFVDLLQQAKGRLDQARDLDLGISAEATLSQSTLRHADSRIIFALRERPIEPDSHITKLYPSSDIIGSDIIWHFWLDEEGGSGNVYFANRAIDRDSIISLVSVFLGVLESGSDDPTTSCAQLLLLSNFSSIVPDPSRAVPKQHTSVCDAFREQVTRHPNTIAVKDSSQTLTYSELDTLSQKISNWLARRRCAAETMIGVLAGRSVVAVTTYIGILGANHAYVPLDIRSPVERLNHMLSSMGNQPLVLYGPGLESLAARMADAEYVSIAQILDDNVPVTPVEHMLPLPATLAAVIFTSGSTGRPKGVMIEHRAIVRVAKQESYQITPHSAEETSVVAHLLNPAFDAAMMEIYTALLNGHTLYCVDESILLDSHSLSEAFVRQSVKMAVFTPALLDHCLREAPVLFKQLKILVVGGDRFKASHARQLKRLVQGEVFNGYGPTENTVVSTLYRIPADDEHISDDVPIGQAVTGSFAIVADTKQRMVPVPPGVIGELIVGGDGLARGYLDTQLNVDRFVQISINGTAVRAYRTGDLARLRPSDMQLQFMGRIDHQVKIRGHRVEVDEIDRVLMSHSAIDSATTILYIPDNAEELDLVSFVTKSPGSRYADLGLDLAISNLGRDFVGWTSMYDGTLIPRHEMEEWLEDTIRTIQESCPGGALGKVLEVGTGSGMMLFNLTPMSTQYVGLEPSLDAVNFVNSAIESIADIKGKARVHQGTASGIGRWMDDCQPDLVVINSVSMYFPSAAYIYKIIEDCIGQLRPYQKTRLFFGDVRSYALYHEFLTHKACHNAVAEMTIGDLCAIVDEQMSREKEMLIDPGLFTALPVKFSGSIEHVEILPKRMHATNELSCFRYAAVVHMCGAAASPSQVHELAPDEWMDVSVERLDRAAIEKQLMVKSRSSSSSDIVLALSSIPYSKIAADKAIVDAIRVPGALGQQVEDLTKRFHEHTDAPLSWDAAGLHQLAKAAGLEVQVSWARQYSQRGGMDAVFFQPRGEMHCRRALKFPVDHDNRDPRTLCNQPIQVDGRIALQQELEVWARDKLPPYMMPRAVLVIDQMPLTNNGKVDHKKLAKMAASEFAAAIKRDSARNPPTRSVDSSIETKLKELWAMVLDVPVASIAADDHFVRKGGDSIKAMRLAAAARRHGLTLKIPGILTSPRLRDMARTVHEEAVEQQFSVQPATHIDVAPFEMLQYTSEAEARSSAMTQCDISAHSIEDIFPCTPLQAGLVALNLANPSDYIGRHVKQLLPTTGIERFQVAFGDVVRAHPILRSRIIYLPGDNFVQVVTKSQISWSLGTSVEEYTKKDRQNHMGLGQPLVRAAVITEGTQRYFILTAHHSLFDGWSMRILFDALDRAYHSLPISPPPPFQNFIKALVQHNQSEAGKQAWRANLMDNEAEQFPRLPNPGYRPKSDSLHHCRFQDMSWGEMDVTAAVAVRAALAILISQRENVQDVVFGTALAGRDSIPVAGIEEMTGPTLTTLLTRVTFACSQETVGDFLVRLQNDWAALSRYEHMGLAAIRDLSEDAHRATEFQTLLVVQPSKESLKHGENGHSLFKHEASVRAADNDLGAISTYAMVMECQLSKNGVDIRVTFDSAVVPEAQMRQMLSQYETILRKLCLPEAREQRLSEIEWLGEIDMSAIWKCNAKMPEAIESATHDLLSSTIRQRPSAQAIAAWDGDLTYEELDGLSTRLADHLLDHGVVDAVAVAIYIEKSKWTAVAMLAVMKAGGTSCLLDPSLPVARLQSMVDQLGPRIILASPRQRVSAQALFKELIVVVDAANATQWSSATSGRALPSVDPATPLYVVFTSGSTGAPKGVVISHGSFSSAIVHQHPRRSVGEDSRVYDFSSLAFDGSWFNLLHTLYAGGCVCIPSDTDRQNDLSGSILRLGATFAFLTPTVASTLDIAALRALESLEIGGEAADEDEMQRIQVHTSVRFIYGPSECTPITTMTKPGAHALSIGRPAGVLAWLVDPQHTERLVGVGCIAELWLEGPLVGTGYYKDPNRTAASFVENPPWLLRDRPGRPGRKGRAYRTGDLVRYQPDGSLTFVGRNNMQQVKVRGQRVELLDVQHNVQDVLKKSLPEVSVIADVCGPKKDTLVAFVHVQNKSWAALSFNEQTSLLREKAGNAKNELAGMVPKYMIPALFVPLESFPLSPTGKLDRRRLQAMPNELTQEQRNACSLLPSHDALAADQSRSCTEEEVRSPCTEEKLRSLWAMALNIDAESITTEDNFFHRGGDSLLAMKLVNAARRAGVSLSVADVWTWPQLSSLAAHVGICSSTNTSPGRMVEPATAATVDHDAHFSMTLPSETLPSNKPPSSETLPVTWSQYQFLNGTVNGYSAHVYHLLVDIPAGCDKEQVKNACSRLLHDFDVLRVRFVCSPYRVHQVFDDYQENQLPWQELQANDLDTLDTINRFCEADRATLGARPHPQTATTRFVLMHRQQRPHKLVMRLCHAQYDGVSIPRMLSTLTRLLHSGTAPAPPRSFADYLRYVLAQSPESYPYWRKLLQGTKAPTVIPSTKHRASVGVHLIRVSHTIPQPTIVASSAQTPAVRFLASCAAMLAQTTATRDVVFGCIISGRSSVPEDLQDVCGPCLNEIPVRVTFSDCSLAAITPQSAFEVLRQQMLESSAHDAVGFDEIAAHCTCWGEEVDDFGLTAHYQNSANLDLGVNVAKEISCVQHEDDLPVPKANYIEVEAVPLPDKTVRMSIMGKSSHYDERFLARLLHMVCGNYRM from the exons ATGGCGCTAGCCTTTGGCAATATGGAGAACAGCTCGTTGGTAGTAAAGGATCATAGGGCACCCCACGATGGACGGACGAAGGACAGCCTACTGGGTCGCATCCGTGAAGAAGCGCCTCCCGACCATTGCAACACTCAATCTTTTGGCAGGCACGATTTCAAGGTCGAAAGGTCGCTGTGCCAGCGACTACAAGTATCGTCAGCTCTTCATGAGTACGATCTGAAGACCGTGCTCTTTGCCGCCTTCCGAGCAGCTTTATATCGAACAACAGGTGCTTCGGACCTCACTGTTGGCATATTAAGCAATGTGACAAGCGCTCCTGGCAATATTGGCCATGATGATGTTCACGACACACAATTGCATTCCATATCGACAAAGATTGAGGACAACACGCGCTTTGTGGACCTATTACAGCAGGCTAAGGGAAGACTGGATCAGGCACGAGATCTAGATCTGGGCATTTCTGCGGAAGCAACGTTATCCCAGTCCACTCTGCGCCATGCAGATTCAAGGATTATCTTTGCCTTGCGAGAACGTCCTATTGAGCCTGACTCACATATAACCAAGTTATATCCTTCGAGCGACATAATCGGAAGCGACATCATATGGCATTTCTGGCTCGACGAAGAGGGAGGATCCGGCAATGTATATTTTGCAAACAGAGCCATCGACCGGGACTCGATCATCAGCCTGGTGTCAGTGTTCCTTGGAGTGCTAGAAAGCGGGTCGGACGACCCGACAACCTCATGTGCTCAGCTACTACTTCTCTCCAATTTCAGTAGCATCGTCCCAGACCCTAGCCGTGCCGTTCCAAAGCAACATACTTCAGTCTGCGATGCTTTCCGGGAACAAGTTACTCGCCATCCCAACACGATCGCCGTCAAAGACTCGTCGCAGACGCTCACTTACTCTGAGCTGGACACACTTTCGCAGAAAATATCAAATTGGCTCGCCCGGAGACGGTGTGCTGCAGAAACCATGATAGGTGTACTAGCTGGTCGATCGGTTGTCGCAGTCACCACGTACATCGGCATCCTTGGTGCAAATCATGCGTATGTTCCACTAGACATCAGATCTCCTGTCGAAAGGCTGAACCACATGCTTTCGTCGATGGGAAACCAGCCTTTGGTGCTCTACGGCCCCGGACTTGAGTCGTTAGCCGCTCGAATGGCGGATGCTGAATACGTCTCGATCGCCCAGATCCTGGACGACAATGTTCCCGTGACGCCTGTGGAACACATGCTGCCTTTGCCAGCCACACTCGCAGCAGTTATCTTCACATCAGGATCGACCGGACGTCCGAAGGGAGTCATGATCGAACATCGTGCCATTGTTCGCGTTGCAAAGCAAGAAAGCTACCAAATCACACCTCACTCGGCCGAAGAAACGTCCGTGGTAGCACATTTACTCAATCCAGCTTTCGATGCCGCCATGATGGAGATTTACACAGCATTACTCAACGGCCATACTCTATACTGTGTAGACGAGTCCATTCTTCTCGACAGCCACTCGCTTAGCGAGGCATTCGTACGGCAGAGCGTGAAGATGGCTGTCTTCACACCAGCTCTGTTAGACCATTGTCTTCGCGAAGCTCCTGTATTGTTCAAACAATTGAAAATATTGGTCGTTGGTGGCGACCGGTTCAAGGCCTCCCATGCACGACAACTGAAACGACTTGTTCAAGGAGAAGTCTTCAATGGATATGGACCCACCGAAAACACGGTCGTCAGTACATTGTACCGCATTCCTGCTGACGACGAGCACATTTCGGATGATGTGCCCATCGGGCAGGCAGTTACCGGCTCATTTGCGATCGTGGCCGATACAAAGCAGCGAATGGTTCCGGTTCCTCCAGGAGTCATTGGGGAGCTTATTGTCGGTGGTGACGGCCTAGCGAGGGGATATCTCGATACTCAACTCAATGTTGACCGCTTCGTCCAAATCAGCATCAACGGTACTGCTGTACGAGCGTACCGAACGGGAGACCTGGCTCGTCTTCGCCCGAGCGACATGCAGCTGCAGTTCATGGGAAGAATAGATCATCAAGTCAAGATCCGAGGTCACCGTGTTGAGGTGGATGAAATCGACAGGGTACTCATGTCACACTCTGCAATCGACAGCGCCACAACAATTCTCTATATTCCCGACAATGCCGAAGAATTGGATCTTGTCAGCTTCGTCACAAAATCTCCTGGAAGCAGATATGCCGACCTCGGCTTGGATCTTGCGATTTCGAACCTTGGAAGAGACTTTGTTGGCTGGACCTCGATGTACGATGGAACCTTGATTCCTCGGCATGAGATGGAAGAATGGCTCGAAGACACGATTCGTACTATCCAGGAGAGCTGTCCTGGCGGAGCACTGGGCAAGGTGCTTGAGGTCGGAACTGGCAGTGGTATGATGCTGTTCAACCTTACACCCATGTCGACACAGTATGTGGGCCTCGAACCGTCGCTGGACGCCGTCAATTTCGTCAACTCAGCCATCGAGTCGATCGCGGACATCAAGGGCAAAGCTCGTGTTCACCAAGGCACTGCTTCTGGCATTGGACGCTGGATGGACGATTGTCAGCCAGACCTCGTCGTCATTAACTCGGTATCCATGTACTTCCCGTCAGCAGCATACATATACAAGATCATCGAGGACTGCATCGGACAGCTTCGACCATACCAAAAGACAAGGCTCTTCTTCGGCGATGTCCGGTCTTATGCGCTCTACCATGAATTCCTTACTCACAAAGCTTGTCACAACGCTGTTGCGGAAATGACCATTGGAGATCTTTGCGCCATCGTGGACGAGCAGATGAGCCGAGAAAAAGAGATGCTGATTGATCCCGGCTTGTTCACAGCTTTGCCAGTCAAGTTTAGCGGAAGCATCGAGCACGTAGAGATTTTGCCAAAACGGATGCATGCAACAAACGAACTAAGCTGCTTCAGATATGCAGCAGTAGTCCACATGTGTGGCGCCGCGGCGTCTCCTTCACAAGTACATGAGCTTGCTCCCGATGAATGGATGGATGTCAGCGTTGAGCGTCTTGATCGCGCTGCCATCGAAAAGCAGCTTATGGTCAAGTCTCGGTCAAGTTCATCCTCTGACATCGTATTGGCACTCTCGAGCATTCCCTACTCGAAGATTGCCGCGGACAAAGCGATCGTAGATGCTATCCGTGTCCCTGGAGCTCTAGGCCAGCAAGTAGAAGACCTGACAAAACGCTTTCACGAGCATACCGATGCTCCTCTGTCATGGGATGCAGCGGGGCTACACCAGCTGGCAAAAGCAGCAGGCTTAGAGGTCCAAGTTAGCTGGGCCCGGCAGTATTCACAACGCGGTGGCATGGACGCCGTGTTCTTCCAACCTCGAGGTGAGATGCACTGTCGCAGGGCGCTCAAGTTTCCTGTCGATCATGATAACCGCGATCCGCGCACATTGTGCAATCAACCTATCCAAGTTGATGGGCGCATTGCTCTGCAACAAGAATTGGAGGTGTGGGCTCGCGACAAGCTTCCTCCGTACATGATGCCCAGAGCAGTTTTGGTTATCGATCAGATGCCTCTGACCAACAACGGCAAAGTAGATCACAAGAAGCTTGCCAAGATGGCTGCTTCGGAGTTCGCTGCGGCCATTAAGCGCGATAGCGCACGTAACCCGCCAACAAGAAGCGTCGACAGTTCCATAGAGACAAAATTGAAGGAACTTTGGGCAATGGTTCTCGACGTACCGGTTGCTAGCATCGCTGCCGACGACCATTTCGTTCGGAAAGGCGGCGATTCGATCAAG GCAATGCGCTTGGCAGCGGCGGCCAGACGGCATGGTTTGACCCTCAAGATCCCTGGCATCTTGACCTCGCCGCGACTTCGCGACATGGCCAGAACGGTGCATGAAGAGGCAGTTGAGCAGCAGTTTTCAGTACAACCTGCTACGCATATCGATGTTGCTCCCTTTGAAATGCTGCAGTACACTTCCGAAGCTGAGGCGCGAAGCTCGGCAATGACTCAATGCGACATCTCAGCCCATAGCATCGAAGACATATTCCCTTGCACGCCGTTACAAGCAGGTCTAGTGGCACTGAACCTTGCGAACCCTAGCGACTACATCGGTCGCCACGTGAAGCAGCTGCTTCCCACTACCGGCATAGAGCGGTTCCAAGTGGCGTTTGGGGATGTGGTTCGAGCCCATCCTATTCTGCGATCACGCATCATCTATCTGCCTGGTGACAATTTCGTACAAGTTGTGACTAAAAGCCAAATCAGCTGGAGCTTGGGAACTTCGGTCGAGGAATACACCAAGAAGGACCGACAAAACCATATGGGATTGGGACAGCCACTTGTACGGGCGGCGGTGATCACGGAAGGAACGCAGCGCTACTTTATCCTGACGGCGCATCATTCCCTCTTCGACGGCTGGTCCATGCGAATCCTTTTTGACGCCCTTGATCGAGCTTATCATTCTTTGCCGATCTCGCCTCCACCGCCATTCCAGAATTTCATCAAGGCCCTCGTACAACATAACCAGTCCGAAGCTGGCAAGCAAGCGTGGAGAGCCAATCTGATGGACAACGAAGCAGAGCAGTTCCCACGCCTTCCCAACCCAGGCTATCGTCCGAAGTCGGACTCGCTTCATCATTGTCGGTTCCAGGATATGAGCTGGGGCGAGATGGATGTCACAGCAGCTGTTGCTGTACGCGCTGCTCTCGCGATCTTGATTAGTCAGAGAGAAAATGTCCAGGATGTAGTGTTTGGGACGGCCTTGGCTGGAAGAGACAGTATCCCAGTGGCCGGTATCGAGGAAATGACTGGCCCCACGCTGACCACCCTACTAACGAGGGTCACGTTCGCATGTTCGCAGGAAACAGTCGGAGACTTTCTTGTTCGCTTACAAAATGATTGGGCTGCTCTGTCCAGGTATGAACATATGGGCCTCGCGGCTATTCGGGATTTGAGCGAGGACGCCCATCGAGCGACAGAGTTTCAGACTTTACTGGTTGTACAACCCAGTAAAGAGTCTTTGAAACACGGTGAGAACGGACATTCTCTTTTCAAGCACGAAGCGTCCGTCCGGGCTGCCGATAATGATCTGGGTGCAATAAGCACATATGCCATGGTTATGGAATGCCAGCTGTCAAAGAATGGTGTAGACATCCGAGTGACCTTCGATTCGGCCGTGGTCCCAGAAGCACAGATGCGACAAATGCTGTCACAATACGAGACCATCCTGCGCAAGCTCTGCCTACCTGAAGCGCGTGAGCAGCGTTTGTCAGAGATCGAGTGGCTCGGCGAGATTGACATGAGCGCTATCTGGAAATGCAATGCGAAAATGCCTGAGGCCATCGAATCTGCCACGCATGACCTACTATCATCAACAATCCGTCAACGCCCCAGTGCTCAGGCCATTGCAGCCTGGGACGGCGACCTGACGTATGAGGAGCTCGATGGTCTTTCGACGCGGCTAGCAGATCATTTGCTGGACCACGGTGTTGTCGATGCCGTGGCCGTTGCGATCTACATCGAGAAAAGCAAGTGGACTGCAGTTGCCATGTTGGCTGTTATGAAGGCTGGAGGCACGTCATGTCTGCTTGATCCATCGTTGCCAGTGGCCAGACTCCAGTCTATGGTCGATCAACTGGGTCCCAGGATCATTCTGGCCTCGCCACGACAGCGGGTCTCGGCACAGGCTCTATTCAAAGAGCTAATTGTTGTTGTCGATGCTGCTAACGCCACACAATGGTCTTCCGCTACATCTGGGAGAGCCCTGCCCAGCGTTGATCCAGCGACGCCGCTGTATGTTGTCTTCACCAGCGGCAGTACAG GTGCACCGAAAGGAGTCGTCATTTCTCACGGCAGTTTTAGCAGCGCCATTGTTCATCAACATCCACGCCGGAGCGTTGGCGAAGACTCGAGAGTGTATGACTTCAGCTCGCTTGCCTTCGATGGCTCGTGGTTCAATCTGCTACATACTCTATATGCCGGTGGCTGCGTCTGCATACCTTCCGACACAGATCGACAAAACGACTTGAGTGGCAGTATACTCAGGCTCGGAGCAACATTCGCTTTCCTGACCCCGACTGTGGCTAGTACACTTGATATCGCGGCACTGCGGGCGCTTGAATCGCTGGAGATCGGGGGCGAAGCAGCTGATGAGGACGAAATGCAGAGGATTCAAGTCCACACCAGCGTGAGATTCATTTACGGTCCTTCTGAAT GCACACCAATCACAACAATGACCAAGCCTGGAGCTCATGCTCTTAGCATCGGTCGACCAGCCGGAGTACTGGCATGGCTAGTGGATCCGCAGCATACAGAACGGCTCGTCGGAGTTGGCTGCATTGCCGAATTATGGCTTGAGGGGCCTTTAGTTGGAACTGGCTACTATAAAGACCCCAACCGTACCGCTGCCTCTTTCGTCGAGAACCCGCCTTGGCTGCTTCGCGATCGACCCGGTCGACCCGGTCGGAAAGGACGAGCATATCGTACTGGCGATCTGGTCAGATATCAACCTGACGGCAGTTTGACCTTCGTGGGACGCAACAACATGCAGCAAGTCAAAGTCCGTGGCCAAAGAGTGGAGCTACTCGATGTTCAGCACAATGTGCAAGATGTGCTGAAGAAGAGCCTGCCGGAGGTGTCGGTCATAGCAGATGTATGTGGGCCCAAGAAAGATACATTGGTGGCGTTTGTCCACGTACAAAACAAGTCATGGGCCGCTTTGTCGTTCAATGAACAGACGTCTCTGCTTCGAGAGAAGGCCGGGAATGCTAAAAATGAACTTGCTGGCATGGTTCCAAAGTATATGATCCCGGCGTTGTTCGTACCTCTAGAGAGCTTTCCGCTAAGTCCAACTGGCAAACTCGATAGACGCAGACTTCAGGCGATGCCTAATGAACTGACGCAGGAACAACGCAATGCCTGCTCCTTGCTGCCAAGTCACGATGCGTTAGCAGCTGATCAATCCAGATCATGCACGGAGGAGGAAGTACGATCACCATGCACGGAGGAGAAACTACGATCCCTCTGGGCTATGGCCCTGAACATTGATGCTGAGAGCATCACCACAGAAGACAACTTTTTCCACCGCGGTGGTGACTCTCTATTGGCCATGAAACTGGTCAATGCGGCGCGACGAGCAGGTGTATCGCTCAGTGTAGCAGACGTCTGGACCTGGCCACAACTCAGTAGTCTTGCTGCGCATGTGGGGATATGCTCCTCGACGAACACTTCGCCAGGACGGATGGTCGAACCTGCGACCGCTGCTACCGTTGATCACGACGCGCATTTCTCCATGACACTGCCTTCCGAGACGCTTCCTTCCAACAAGCCCCCATCCTCCGAGACACTACCAGTGACTTGGTCCCAATATCAATTCCTCAATGGTACAGTCAATGGCTACTCTGCCCATGTGTACCACTTACTGGTCGACATCCCGGCGGGTTGCGACAAGGAGCAGGTCAAGAACGCATGTTCAAGACTGCTTCATGACTTCGACGTCCTTCGCGTCAGATTTGTATGCAGTCCCTATCGTGTGCATCAAGTCTTCGATGACTACCAAGAGAACCAATTGCCTTGGCAAGAGTTGCAAGCCAACGATCTCGACACGTTGGATACTATCAATCGCTTCTGCGAAGCGGACAGAGCCACACTCGGGGCGCGACCTCATCCACAGACAGCCACAACTCGTTTTGTGTTGATGCACCGGCAGCAAAGGCCACACAAGCTTGTGATGAGGCTCTGTCATGCCCAGTACGATGGAGTTAGCATTCCGCGAATGCTCTCCACCCTGACGAGACTTCTGCACAGCGGCACTGCTCCTGCTCCACCTCGATCATTCGCAGACTACCTTCGATATGTTCTGGCACAGAGCCCAGAGAGTTACCCGTACTGGCGCAAATTGCTACAGGGCACCAAGGCACCAACTGTAATCCCATCAACCAAACATAGAGCCTCCGTTGGTGTGCATTTGATCAGGGTGAGCCACACCATTCCTCAGCCAACGATTGTCGCAAGCTCTGCCCAGACGCCCGCAGTCCGCTTTCTGGCATCTTGCGCCGCAATGCTCGCTCAGACGACTGCAACACGAGATGTGGTATTCGGTTGCATCATTTCCGGCCGCAGCAGCGTTCCGGAAGATCTTCAAGACGTCTGCGGTCCCTGTCTCAACGAGATCCCGGTCCGCGTCACATTTTCTGACTGCTCGTTAGCTGCAATAACACCGCAGAGTGCTTTCGAAGTCCTGCGCCAGCAGATGCTCGAAAGCTCTGCGCATGATGCTGTAGGCTTTGACGAGATCGCTGCACATTGCACGTGTTGGGGCGAGGAGGTTGACGACTTTGGACTCACAGCGCACTATCAGAACTCGGCCAATCTGGACTTGGGTGTCAATGTTGCGAAGGAAATTTCTTGTGTGCAACACGAGGACGATCTGCCGGTGCCAAAGGCCAACTATATCGAGGTCGAGGCGGTTCCTCTGCCAGACAAGACCGTCCGTATGAGTATCATGGGCAAGTCGTCTCATTATGATGAGCGATTTCTCGCGAGGTTACTGCATATGGTCTGCGGGAATTATCGCATGTGA